The Cynocephalus volans isolate mCynVol1 chromosome 2, mCynVol1.pri, whole genome shotgun sequence genome window below encodes:
- the LOC134370666 gene encoding olfactory receptor 2M2-like produces the protein MELWNRTSQSDFILSDLFSHHSACDLFLFSLVLGASTATLVGNILLLLLIRADRRLHTPMYFFLSQLSVMDLTLTCTVVPKMAANFLSGRKSISRGGCAAQIFLVVMVGGAECFLLAVMAYDRYLAVCHPLRYPALMNWKVCSLLVVASWMGGVADSVVDVGVVLSFPYCGSLKVDHFFCEVPALLRLSCADTSLFEDLIYACCAVMLLLPLGVIVASYTQVLTAVIKMPSTDGKQKALTACSSHLAVVGLYYGGAMFSYMQRASARTPAGDRATSIFYTILTPMLNPFIYSLRNREVTRAVKKMLGK, from the coding sequence ATGGAGCTCTGGAACCGCACCTCCCAATCTGACTTCATCCTTTCGGACCTGTTCAGCCACCACTCAGCATGTGACTTATTCCTCTTTTCCCTGGTCCTTGGGGCCTCCACTGCCACCCTGGTCGGCAACATCCTCCTCCTCTTGCTCATCCGGGCTGACAGGCGCCTGCACACCCCTATGTACTTCTTCCTCAGCCAGCTCTCTGTCATGGACCTGACCTTGACATGCACAGTGGTGCCCAAGATGGCGGCCAACTTCCTGTCAGGCCGGAAGTCCATCTCTAGGGGAGGCTGTGCAGCTCAGATCTTCCTGGTGGTCATGGTCGGAGGAGCTGAGTGCTTCCTACTGGCAGTCATGGCCTATGACCGGTACTTGGCGGTCTGCCACCCCCTGCGGTACCCTGCACTCATGAACTGGAAGGTCTGCTCTCTCCTGGTAGTGGCATCCTGGATGGGTGGAGTGGCCGACAGTGTGGTTGACGTGGGCGTAGTCCTCAGCTTTCCTTACTGTGGCTCTCTCAAGGTGGACCACTTTTTCTGTGAGGTCCCTGCCCTGCTGCGTCTCTCTTGTGCCGACACCTCGCTCTTCGAGGACCTCATCTATGCATGCTGTGCAGTCATGCTGCTGCTGCCCCTTGGGGTCATTGTGGCTTCCTATACCCAGGTCCTCACAGCTGTGATTAAGATGCCCTCCACCGACGGGAAACAGAAGGCTCTGACCGCTTGCTCCTCCCACCTGGCTGTGGTTGGCCTCTACTATGGGGGAGCCATGTTTAGCTACATGCAGCGGGCCTCAGCTAGGACACCAGCAGGAGACCGGGCCACCTCCATCTTTTACACTATCCTCACCCCAATGCTCAACCCATTCAtttacagcctgaggaacaggGAGGTAACAAGGGCAGTGAAGAAGATGCTGGGGAAATAG